A region of the Methanobrevibacter ruminantium M1 genome:
TATGTTAAATCAGCTATAGAACTTATTTCTCGGAAATATTTGAATCTGCAGATTAAATATGATGAGAATGCTGATTTCAAACAATATTTTGTAGATGCTGATGAAGTAAATGTCGATTCATTTGATTTTTCAGGCAGTGACCTTGATGGAATCGATGGTGATATTGGGGGCTCTGGTGTCGGTTCATTTGATGGTGATATTGGTGGATCTGATGTCTCTTCATTCGATGGAGACCTTGATGAGTTTATAAAGAACTATTTGGATAAGCCTTTTGACGATATATTCGATTCTCCATTATATAAATGGGCTGTTTTAAAAACATCTGATTCTACAGTACTTATAGGGGTTGTTCAGCATATCTTGCTTGATGGAACATCATTATATTCAATCGTTCCTAGCGAAATTGAAAGATGCATTGACTCTCTTAAAAGCAATGAGGAATTCATTCCAATTGACTATTCATATGAGACATATGTCAATGACGAACTGGAATATCTCAATTCAAGCCAATCACAGGAGGATAAGCAATATTGGCTTGATAGTCTAAAGGGCTATAGTCAGGACTGGTATTCCTTTGATGACTCTGAACTTGGATTCTACGAAATTCTTTTAGAGAAGGTCCCGGATTTCGGATATTCTCCATTCGTCACTGCACTGGCACTTAGCTTTTTATATTTCTCAAAGTCTAAGGAGGGCAACGAATCATTTAAGGATATGGTATTTAACACTTCAGTTCATGGAAGATACTTCTCCCAAGGGGATGCATTGGGAATGTTTGTAAACACAATTCCTTTAAGGCTAAGCTATGATGGGGATATGACCTTTGACGAATTGCTTGCCTATTCAAAATCCGTCTTAAAGGAGGGCTTAGGCCATGCAAAGCTCCAGTTCAGCGAGTATACAACTGACTTAAGAAATGAGGGCATTGACCCTGATTGCATTTCAATGTTTTCAATCGTATCCAACTCCACTGACATGAACTCTAAGTTTTTAACCCTTCAAAAGGACATTAAGTTCCCATTGCACTTTAGGATAAACAAGAATTACTCTGATAAGAAGGGACTCCAGTCAATCTTCATAGAGTATGATAAGGCCTGCTTCCATAAGAGGGAAATAGCTTCCATTGCAGAGGGATTGAAATATTTAATAAGACAGCTTATTGACGATTCTGCTAAAAGATGTGCCGATTATATTGTCCATGAGGCTGAATTTTTCAAGGGAGAAAACTATTATAACAATCTGATCAATTCATTTGACAATCCGACAGCAATTTCACCTGATTTAAGTGGAGATAAGGTAAGATTTGTCAATATATCCAAGCATATAGACATTGACAAGCTAAAGAACTTATCTAACAGATATCATCTCTCAAAGGAAAAGCTGCTCCTTGCGATTTTCTTATATGACTTAAGCAAATTCTCATTTTCAAAGGATATATTGATAGCATATAACCGTGTTGCAGCAGGATATCACTTCAACACAGATTTGACTGTTGAAGAGTATTTGAATGACTTCAAGCAATCCTTTGAGGAATATAATAATTATCCTCTTTTAAATAATAGAAAATTAAACTTTGAAAGCGAAATATTATTCTTCATTAATGATTATGACGCTAAAGACTATAAGCTTGTGTTTAATTTTGAAAGCGGAAAGATCAATATAAGCTATGACGAATCATTCTATTCAAAGGAATTGATGGAAGCTTTCTTGGATTCAATGGATGTCCTATTGGGTAGATTTGATTCATCTGATGAGCCTCTTAAGGAGATTTCAATAAGACGTGAGCTTGAATTGGATGAGGGATTCGAGATTGAGCTTGCAAATGAAGGTACAGTAAAGGAAATGTTTGAAAATATTGCAAGTGAAAATCCGGATAAGACAATTCTTTACTGTGAAGATGGCCAGCTCACATATGATGAATTAAACAGAAAAGCAAATAGGATTGCTAATGGATTACTCAAGCGTGGAGTAAAGATTGAAGATAAGATAATGTTTATGATGAGAAGGAACAGTGACTTGATTGCAGCTGTTCTAGGAATTGTTAAGGCAGGAGCTGCCTTCATTCCGATTGATCCAAATTATCCTAAAAACAGAATCCAACAGATTTTAGATGATAGTGATTCTAAGTTTGTGATTACCTCATCTGAAATAGATTATGATGGGGATAATAGGATTGATGTTGATGAATTGCTTTTAGATGGCGATTATTCAAACGAGGATAACGTTGATTCTAATCCTGATGTTGATTTGACTCCAGATGATTCTAATCCAAAACTTGATGCTGATTCTAATCCAAAACTTGATGCTGATTCTAATCCAAAACTTGATGCTGATTCTAATCCAAAACTTGATGCTGATTCTAATCCAAAAGTTGACCTGACCCCAGATAATTTATGCTTCCTGATTTATACTTCAGGATCCACTGGAAAGCCAAAGGGAGTAATGATAACTCACCGTGGAATTACAAACTATATCGCAAATGTTAAGGAAAATGTTCCTATTTATGAATTGAACCATAAATGCAGCGGCTTTGTATCAATCTCAACAGTTTCATTTATCGTTTTCCTAAGGGAGATATTGGGAACTGTCCTAAACGGATTGCCTGTGGTCTTTGCCAATGACGAACAGGCAGTTGACCCATTGGAGTTTGCTGAACTTTTCAACAATAGCGATGCTGATGCTTTCGGTTCAACACCTACCAGATTGCTTGAATACTTGCAGCTTGAAGAGATTCAGGATCTTGTTGGAAAATGCAAGGTCATAATCGTTGGAGGGGAAGGATTCCCTCCTGTATTATACGACAGGCTTAGAAAGCATACAGATGCTGACATCTATAATTCATATGGACCAACTGAAGTGACCATCGCTTCACATTATAAGCTTATCGATTCCAATGAGGTCACTGCAGGTTGGGAGATGCTCAATGTGGTTGATAAGATTATGGATATTGATGGAAACCAGCTCCCTCCTTATGTCACTGGTGAAATCTATGTTGGAGGTGCTGGAATTGCAAGGGGATACCTGAACAATCCTGAACAGACTGAAAAGGTCTTCTTGACATTAAACGATATTCCATATTACAACACTGGGGATTTAGGTAAAAAGGATGCAAATGGCGAATTATATGTTGCAGGACGTAACGATACTCAAATCAAGCTTAGAGGATTAAGGATAGAGCTGTCTGAAATTGAAGGGGCAATTGCAAATTATGAGAATGTCTCCCTTTCAAAGGTCCTTGTCAAGAAGCTTAATAATGTGGAGCATCTATGCGCCTATTTCACTGCATCCTCTGAGATTGGCTTGGGAGACTTAAAGCAGCACCTTATTGATTCATTGCCTGAATATATGGTGCCATCATATTTCACACAGCTTGAGTCATTCCCTAAGACACCTAACGGAAAGACAGACTTTAAGAATCTGCCTGACCCTGAAATCGATGCTGATGAATTCATAAGCCCTAGAACCGACCTTGAAAAGGAGCTCTTTGACATTGTATCTGATATTCTTGGAATGGATGAGTTTGGGGTAAACACTGATCTCTTTAGCATTGGGCTCACTTCACTTTCTGTAATTAAGCTGACCTCTGCAATCTATAATAAGTTAAATGCACAGATGAATGTTACTGAAATATTGAAATATAAGACAATTGAAAGGATCGCATCTGAAATCAAGATTGAAGATGATGAGTCAAGGGACATTATGGAATTGTATCCATTGACTTCAAATCAGCTTGGAGTCTACTTTGACTGCATTAAGGATTTGGAGAACACTGCCTACAACCTTCCTAAGAAAATTGAATTTACTGAAGGAATTGATGTGGATAGGCTCAAGTCATCAATCATAAAGGCTATTGATAATCACCCATATTTGAAGACTCGAATTGTAATGAATAACGGTGAAGTCTATCAGCAAAGAAGGGATGAGCTTAAAGTTGATGATTTAATCGAGATTTCAGATGATGAGAACCTCGATGACTTCGTAAAACCATTCAAGCTTGATGAGGGACCGTTATTCAGATTTAAGATAGTTGGAGACTCAATACTCCTTGCCGACTTCCACCATATCATTCTTGATGGAACTTCCTTAAACATACTGTTTGATGAAATTGCAAAGATATATGATGGAAAGGATTATGAGCTAGAGGAGCTGGACGGATTCGAATACTCATTGGATGAAGTCAAGGTAGAGCAATCCAGCCTGTACAAGGAAGCGGAGCTCTTCTTTGCAGATAAGATTAAGGAATTTGATAATGCAAGCCTGATTCCACAGGACATCAACGGAGACGAGTCAAAAGGCAAGGCTGCAATCTGTGACGTATTCCTTGAAAAGGATTCAATTGACGATTTCTGTTCTAAAAAGAACATCAGCCAGAACAACCTATTCCTGGCAGCCACATCCTTTGTAATAAACAAGTTCGTATTCAATCGTGACACTCTGATTGCAACAATTACAAATGGAAGGTTCAATCCAAATCAGCAGAAGACATTGGCCATGATGGTCAAGACCCTTCCATTGGCTTTAAAATTAAATTCCGATTCAACCCTTAAGGACTATATCGAATATGTCAATTTAGAATGGCTGAATGTATTGTCCTATTCCTCATATCCATTAACCGAAATCTCAAATGAGTTCGATATCACCCCTGAAATATTCTATGCATATCATGGTAAGATCATAGAGGAGATTGAGATTGGAGGAATGACTGTTGAAAGGCAATCCATTGATTATGAGGGCTTGAAATTCAAGGTCAACATCAATGTCGTTGAAGAGGACGGCCAATATAGAATTTTCTGCCAGTACAATGACCAGCTATACTCTGAAACCTTAATCGACACATTCCTTGACTGCATCAGGATTGTCTTAGACAAGTTCCAAAGATTTGATGAGAATACATTGATGAAGGACATTTCAATCATTGAAAATGATGATTGGAGCGTTGATGATTTGGAATATGATGAGATTCCAGAGGACAGGCTAAATAAGATATTCGAAAGTCAGGTTGAATTGCATCCTGACAGAGTTATCTTATATGCCACCGATGGGGAATTCACTTATCGCCAATTGAATGAAAAGGCCAATAGGATTGCACATAGCCTCATTAAAAAAGGCGTCGGCCCTGAAGATAGGGTAATGTTTATCTTAAATAGAAACAGCAATGTTGTAGCTTCAATATTCGGTATCCTAAAAGCAGGAGGGGCATTCATTCCAGTGGATTCCGAATATCCTTCAGAAAGGATTGAGCATGTCCTGACAGACAGCCAGTCAAAATTCATCATTGTGGATGATGTGATTCGGAAGAAGGGCATTGACCTATCAGATTACAGCGAAAACCTATTGGATGTTAATGAGCTTCTATCTGAAGAGGATACCTCTAATCCTGACCCTGATGTCCATGGAAATAATATGGCTTACCTTATCTACACCTCCGGTTCAACAGGGCTTCCAAAAGGTGTAATCTTAGAGCATGGAAACATTGCAAACTTTGTCTATCCTGATCCAAGAAATGTCTGTACATATGAACTGGTCCACAATCTTGAAAAAGAGGATTATAAGGTTCTTTCAACAACAACTGTCGCTTTTGACGTATTCCAGCAAGAGATTATGGGCTCCCTTTTAAATGGGGTTCCTATGGTATTTGCCAATGACACAGAATACAAGGACCCTATTGAAATGATGGACCTAATCCATAGGACTGGAGCTAATGTTTATATTGCAACCCCTTCACGTCTGCTTCAATATTTGGAAATCGAAGCGATGCAGGAGACAATGTATGGATTTAAGGTATATATCCATGCAGGAGAGCCATTCTCTGCAAGATTATATGATTTGCTTTCCCAAAACTCCAAGGGTAAGTTCTTTAACATGTACGGACCGACAGAAACAACAGTTTACTGTAACGGACAGCTGCTTGAAAGCTCAGACATTCACATTGGAAAGGAGCTCTTCAATGTCCATGAGATGGTTATGGACTTCGATTCCAATCCTTTACCTCCAAATGTCATCGGAGAATTATATATTGGAGGAAAGGGCGTTTCAAGGGAATATCTAAACCGTCCGGAGAAAAATGCCGAGTCCTATGAAGTGATCAATGGAATCAGATTCTATCATTCCGGAGACTTTGTCAGGGTCACTGAAGAGGGAAATTATTATGTCTTTGGAAGAATGGATAATCAGATCAAGCTTAGAGGATTGAGAATTGAAATCGGAGAGATTGAAGTTGGCCTTTCAAAATTCCCTGGAATCAAGTCTGTTGCTGTTGTCGTCAGAAAGATTAAGGGCAACGATCATTTATGCGCTTACTTTACAGTCCATGATGAGTATAAGGATGAAAAGCGTGGAGAAAACGGATATTCCATTGACATCGATGATTTGAAAGCCTCCCTTGCTGAAAAATTAGTATATTATATGGTTCCGACAGTCTATATGGAGCTTGAAGAGATGCCTCAAACTGCAAATGGCAAGACAGACTTGAGAAACTTGCCTGAGCCTGTCCTAATCACAGAATACGTTGCACCTGAAAATGACATTGAAGCATTCTTTGCAAACTTGTTCGGTGAAATCTTAGGATTGGATGAGGTCAGCGCCACTGATAACTTCTTTGAAATTGGTGGAACATCACTTTTAGTTACTAAAATCACTATGGAAGCATTGAATAGAAATTATAACCTAAGCTATGGGGATGTCTTCTCAAATCCTACTCCAAGGGCATTGTCTGAATTGATTCTATCAGATGAGACCGCTGAGAAAAAATCAGAGTTGTCTTATGATTACTCAGAAATCAATGCGCTTCTTAAGAAGAACAATCTTGAAAACATAATAAATGGCGAGATTCAAGAAAGCTTAGGCAATACATTGCTTACAGGAGCCACAGGATTTTTAGGAATACATGTCCTTAGGGAACTGATTGAAAATGATATCGGAGACATTTACTGTTTCATAAGAGCCAATAAGGTCTTAAGCGGAGAGGAAAGATTGAAGTCATTGCTATTCTATTACTTCTCTGATGAATATTCCGACATATTCTCTGAAAGGCTCCATGTCATTGAAGGGGACATTACCAGTTTCGATGACTTTGAAAAGCTTGTCCATGAAAGAATTGACACTGTAATCAACTGTGCAGCTAACGTAAAGCATTTCTCCTCTGGAACCGATATTGAGGATATCAACCTTGGAGGGGTTATAAACGGACTTAAGTTCGCTAAAATGAAGAATGCAAAATATGTTCAGGTATCTACATACAGTATTGCCGGTGAAAGCATAAACAATTATCCTCCAGTTGATGTTAAGTTTAGCGAAAATGACCTCTTCATCGGTCAGGCTGTGGATAATCAATACCTTAATTCCAAATTCCTGGCAGAACGTGCAGTCTTAGAGGCTGCCGTCAATGATGACTTGGATGTTAAGATCATGAGGGTTGGAAACCTGATGGCAAGAAGTTCAGACAGCGAGTTCCAAATCAACTTTGAGTCAAACGGATTCATTAATCGTCTGAAGGCATTTGTGACAATTGGAAAAATGCCATATTCAATGCTTATGAACAATGTGGAATTTTCACCGATTGACATGACTGCAAAATCCATTGTAGCTCTTTCAAAAACTCCTAAGGAATGTACTGTATTCCATCCATATGATCATCATAGCGTTTGCTTTGGTGATATAATTGAAATTATCAAACCTTTAGGATTGGATATCGAACCTGCTGAAGAGGAAGATTATGAAAAGGCTTTAGATGAGGCTCTTGCTGATAAGGACAAGCAAGACGGTGTTTCTGGACTTATTACTTCAATAGGATCTGGAAAGGTTAAGAAGATCTGGGTCCCTGTTGAAAATGTATACACTATTCAGGCATTGTATAGATTAGGCATTAAATGGCCTTTCGTATCTGAGGAATACATATATAATTTTGTAAAATACTTGAATGATCTTGATTTCTTTAGTGTTTAGAGGTTGAAGATGTATGGATTTGTTTCTTTAGTGTTTAGAGGTTAACAATTATGAAAGAATTATATTGAGGGCAAATTCTTTAGTGTTTAGAGGTTAAACAATGTATGAAAGGAATTATAAATTGTTGAGGGCAAAATTCTCTGAATTTTTCCTTCCCACATTATTTACATCAATGGCAGGTAACATATGCCTATTTGTTGATGGTTTGATTGTAAGTTTTTTAATTGGAGCCAGTAATCTTGCTCCTATTCAGATTGTAGCTCCAGTAATCACATTTGTCAATCTTATTTATTGGATGATCGGATTGGGAGGAAGCGTCCTATGTTCTGTTGCAAAGGCAGAATTTGATGATGAAAAAAGCAATAGCTACTTTTCAGTATCAATCATATCCCTCATATCCATCGGGGTATTGATTACGGTTATAGGACTCTTGTTTTCAGGAAGCATTGCCCAGTTCCTATGCTCTTCACAGCCTGAATTGGTTTCACAAGTGTCCCAATATTTCATTGCATTGGTTATTGGAATGCCATTCTTATGTTATATGATGAGCTTATCTTATTTCATAAGGGCGGATGGTATCCCCCAACTGCCATTCAGGGCTATACTTATAGCAAATATTGTCAATATTTGCTTTGACATTATTTACATTAAGTTTTTCAATTTGGGCCTAACAGGGGCGGCGCTTGCTACCTCAACCGGTTATCTTGTAGGTTCCATTTTAATTTCATATTACTTCTTTAAAAAGGAACGTACTTTGGAATTTATAAAATTGAAAGCTAACGCTTTCTTTAAATTCATTAAAAAGATAGTTACTTCAGGATTTTCTTCTGCGTCAACTCAACTCTATCTGACTTTAAAATTGCTTGTCATAAACTTTTTAGTTGGCCTTTACGTTGGAAAGTCAGGGGTTGTCGCATTCGGAATTTGTTATAACAGTCTGTTCATACTATACATATTCCTGATTGGAACTGCACAGACAATGTCTCCAATCGTATCTGTTTACTTTAAGGAGGAAGACTATTCTGGAGTTGACTATATTATAAAGAGGTCCCTTAAGATAGTGGTTGCTTCAAGTTTGGCTCTGTCTGTTTTATTCATATTCTATCCTCAGGCCTTGCTTTTCTTGTATAGTGTTAAAGACCCGGCAGATGTTCCTGTAGTATTGAATGCATTGAGAATTTTTGCAATAAGTTATGTAGGAACTGCAATTACATTCTTATATACCTTCTATGCTCAAGCAATTCAAAAGAACAGATTATCCACAATCATTTCATTGCTTGAAGGATTTCTATTGCCAATTTCAGCAGCAGTCATATTGTCTTTTGCAATTGGTGGAAATGGAATTTGGATTTCATTTGCAATAGCTGAGCTATTGACAATATTATTCATATTCGCTTATTCAAGAAACATCAATAAAAAGACAAATGGGGAATACACTGGATTTTTCATAAACAAGCACAATGATGATGAAAGGGTATTTGAATATACAATCAATGGAAATATTGAAGAGGCAGTAAATCTCCTTCAGAGGAAGTCCCAAAAATTACCTTATCTGGGGTGATAAAGTCCGCCACTTTAGTTGCTTTAGCTATTGAGGAGATGCTTGTAAATATCATTAACATTAATGATGTAGTCGATACGATTGATATCATCGTTAGAAAGAATGTTGATAATATTTTAATTTCAGTTAAGGACACTGGGGTTGATTTCAATCCTGTGGTGGAAAATGAAGAGCTTAAATTCGATAATATATCTGTGTTGAATAAAATTGCAGATAAGATTGATTATTCTAGAGTTTTAGGCTTGAACAGTACAGTGATAACTATAAAGAATTAATTGGGCTTTTTCCCAATTTTTATTTTTTTCTTGTTTTAATTGGAATTCGTTTTTTATGTTTTTATTTTTTTTCTTGTTTTAATTGGGATTCCTTTTCCTAACTTTATTTTTTTCTTATTTTTCTAAAAAAAGATGTTTTAAGGCCCTATTGATATAATTGCATAAAGATTATACAATTTTTGGGGCCTCCGATTGTTTGATTTTTTTAAGGATTCCTTAATAAAATCAGAATCATCTTTAATAATTTTTTGGAGGATATGGAGACTTTGTTTTCTTCTAACTCTTCATCTTCAGTTATTTTTGCGGAAATGCTTTGATATATTTTAAGAACTGGTTCTAAAAGTCTCTGCATGATTTTTTGACTCAATAGGGGATTATTATTTTATTATTGCTTATTTATTTCTTGCTCATGATTTAGTTTTATTTTGCAATTATAAAATTGCTTTAGAAGAATTATAGTTTAGGGAGTAAAGTTAGAATATGTTTTAGGGCAATAGTTATATTTTGCCTTTGATTTCATTTAATTCCTGTTCTAGCTTTTCAACCTTATCTTTATACTCTTTTAGTTCCCCTTCGGTTTGGTTGGCTTTTATTTTATATTCTTCCAATTCTTCCGACATTAGTTCTATCTTTTTATCTTCATCTCCATCATCAGTATCGGTTTCAGCTTTCTCTTTTTTCTCATCTAAAAATAGGCTGAATAGTAGGATTCCAAGGACTGCTGCAAATGTCATCGGGCCATAAAGATTGCTTGCAACGATGAGTCCAGTTGGTCTTGGGGTCAATATGGTAAGCAGAAACATCTCAAAGCCGCTGTAAAAAAACATTAAAAGCCCTGCCTTGACTGGGGATATGAATTCATTCCCATTCCATCTGTGGATGATGCTTCCAGTGATTCCGGCTAGAATTGTTGCAATGGCGCATGCCAATGCTGTAGGACCTCCCATTGAATATCTCCAGACTCCAGAGATTATTCCTACAGGTATTCCAATATATGGCCCTCCAAGCAATCCGGATATCATTACAACCAATGCTCTTGCATTGGCTGGAAGGCCGTTGATGTCCATTGTGAAATATGATGCAAGGATTCCAAGGACTGAACATAGGATTATCTGTGAGATGATTGTCTTTCGGGAGCGGTCTCCCCTTACTACGGCCTTAAAGCTTTTGGTTTTAGTGGCTAGGAATGTTAAAATCAGGACGACAGATAGGATCCTGAACATTTCCAAATAGGGAGCCCATAATGATTCCCCATTGATGGACTTGTTAAAGAATGAAATGGTTATGCTTAATAGGCCTATGATGATAAGATAGCTTATTTCATAAATTGAACTGTCACGCTTTTTAAGATTGGGGAGCCTGGTTGAAGTAAATCCTAGGATTATGATTGCACAGTTGATTGTGACAAAGTCGTGTATGACCGCCATGTTTATGTCCTTGATGTCAACCATATACTTGAATATGTTGATGTATAAGGCTATGTTAAAGATGGCTAATATTACAAACAATATTAGGATCTTTCTATCTCCGGTCAGTTTGTCTTTATAGTTGTTAAACATAGTGTATATTTTTGTTGTTAGTATGTATTAAATGTTTAATATGATGGGGGTGGTTGGTGGTTTTGGGGTTTATTTATTGCTTTAATAATGATTTAGTTTATTTTTTTTAATATTTATTGTAAAATTGATTATTTTTCTACATAATCACTTAGCATAATTTAAAATAATAGTAATTTTTATTTAATACATAAAATATAGTCATTATTATAAAATTCAATTATTTTCTGATAATTTTATTGCCGATATTTAAAAAATATTGCTAAATTTTAAAAATTATTGATAATATTTTAAAAAATCAATCAAAAAAGGTTTTTATTATGGATAAAAAGATTTTTATAGTTAGCTTTATTCTGCTAGCTATTTTCACAATAGGGGCTGTTGGCGCTTCTGATGTATCAGAGCTGACAGCAAATGATTTAGATGATAATGCTTTATCTCTAAATGATGGTGAAGATTTGCTTGCTGGAGATGAATCTGGTGAATCTGGCAAGGAATCT
Encoded here:
- a CDS encoding non-ribosomal peptide synthetase; amino-acid sequence: MDLFNLSSAQKMLLFSEINNPQNDSFYLKFRKDYDLGDYEYVKSAIELISRKYLNLQIKYDENADFKQYFVDADEVNVDSFDFSGSDLDGIDGDIGGSGVGSFDGDIGGSDVSSFDGDLDEFIKNYLDKPFDDIFDSPLYKWAVLKTSDSTVLIGVVQHILLDGTSLYSIVPSEIERCIDSLKSNEEFIPIDYSYETYVNDELEYLNSSQSQEDKQYWLDSLKGYSQDWYSFDDSELGFYEILLEKVPDFGYSPFVTALALSFLYFSKSKEGNESFKDMVFNTSVHGRYFSQGDALGMFVNTIPLRLSYDGDMTFDELLAYSKSVLKEGLGHAKLQFSEYTTDLRNEGIDPDCISMFSIVSNSTDMNSKFLTLQKDIKFPLHFRINKNYSDKKGLQSIFIEYDKACFHKREIASIAEGLKYLIRQLIDDSAKRCADYIVHEAEFFKGENYYNNLINSFDNPTAISPDLSGDKVRFVNISKHIDIDKLKNLSNRYHLSKEKLLLAIFLYDLSKFSFSKDILIAYNRVAAGYHFNTDLTVEEYLNDFKQSFEEYNNYPLLNNRKLNFESEILFFINDYDAKDYKLVFNFESGKINISYDESFYSKELMEAFLDSMDVLLGRFDSSDEPLKEISIRRELELDEGFEIELANEGTVKEMFENIASENPDKTILYCEDGQLTYDELNRKANRIANGLLKRGVKIEDKIMFMMRRNSDLIAAVLGIVKAGAAFIPIDPNYPKNRIQQILDDSDSKFVITSSEIDYDGDNRIDVDELLLDGDYSNEDNVDSNPDVDLTPDDSNPKLDADSNPKLDADSNPKLDADSNPKLDADSNPKVDLTPDNLCFLIYTSGSTGKPKGVMITHRGITNYIANVKENVPIYELNHKCSGFVSISTVSFIVFLREILGTVLNGLPVVFANDEQAVDPLEFAELFNNSDADAFGSTPTRLLEYLQLEEIQDLVGKCKVIIVGGEGFPPVLYDRLRKHTDADIYNSYGPTEVTIASHYKLIDSNEVTAGWEMLNVVDKIMDIDGNQLPPYVTGEIYVGGAGIARGYLNNPEQTEKVFLTLNDIPYYNTGDLGKKDANGELYVAGRNDTQIKLRGLRIELSEIEGAIANYENVSLSKVLVKKLNNVEHLCAYFTASSEIGLGDLKQHLIDSLPEYMVPSYFTQLESFPKTPNGKTDFKNLPDPEIDADEFISPRTDLEKELFDIVSDILGMDEFGVNTDLFSIGLTSLSVIKLTSAIYNKLNAQMNVTEILKYKTIERIASEIKIEDDESRDIMELYPLTSNQLGVYFDCIKDLENTAYNLPKKIEFTEGIDVDRLKSSIIKAIDNHPYLKTRIVMNNGEVYQQRRDELKVDDLIEISDDENLDDFVKPFKLDEGPLFRFKIVGDSILLADFHHIILDGTSLNILFDEIAKIYDGKDYELEELDGFEYSLDEVKVEQSSLYKEAELFFADKIKEFDNASLIPQDINGDESKGKAAICDVFLEKDSIDDFCSKKNISQNNLFLAATSFVINKFVFNRDTLIATITNGRFNPNQQKTLAMMVKTLPLALKLNSDSTLKDYIEYVNLEWLNVLSYSSYPLTEISNEFDITPEIFYAYHGKIIEEIEIGGMTVERQSIDYEGLKFKVNINVVEEDGQYRIFCQYNDQLYSETLIDTFLDCIRIVLDKFQRFDENTLMKDISIIENDDWSVDDLEYDEIPEDRLNKIFESQVELHPDRVILYATDGEFTYRQLNEKANRIAHSLIKKGVGPEDRVMFILNRNSNVVASIFGILKAGGAFIPVDSEYPSERIEHVLTDSQSKFIIVDDVIRKKGIDLSDYSENLLDVNELLSEEDTSNPDPDVHGNNMAYLIYTSGSTGLPKGVILEHGNIANFVYPDPRNVCTYELVHNLEKEDYKVLSTTTVAFDVFQQEIMGSLLNGVPMVFANDTEYKDPIEMMDLIHRTGANVYIATPSRLLQYLEIEAMQETMYGFKVYIHAGEPFSARLYDLLSQNSKGKFFNMYGPTETTVYCNGQLLESSDIHIGKELFNVHEMVMDFDSNPLPPNVIGELYIGGKGVSREYLNRPEKNAESYEVINGIRFYHSGDFVRVTEEGNYYVFGRMDNQIKLRGLRIEIGEIEVGLSKFPGIKSVAVVVRKIKGNDHLCAYFTVHDEYKDEKRGENGYSIDIDDLKASLAEKLVYYMVPTVYMELEEMPQTANGKTDLRNLPEPVLITEYVAPENDIEAFFANLFGEILGLDEVSATDNFFEIGGTSLLVTKITMEALNRNYNLSYGDVFSNPTPRALSELILSDETAEKKSELSYDYSEINALLKKNNLENIINGEIQESLGNTLLTGATGFLGIHVLRELIENDIGDIYCFIRANKVLSGEERLKSLLFYYFSDEYSDIFSERLHVIEGDITSFDDFEKLVHERIDTVINCAANVKHFSSGTDIEDINLGGVINGLKFAKMKNAKYVQVSTYSIAGESINNYPPVDVKFSENDLFIGQAVDNQYLNSKFLAERAVLEAAVNDDLDVKIMRVGNLMARSSDSEFQINFESNGFINRLKAFVTIGKMPYSMLMNNVEFSPIDMTAKSIVALSKTPKECTVFHPYDHHSVCFGDIIEIIKPLGLDIEPAEEEDYEKALDEALADKDKQDGVSGLITSIGSGKVKKIWVPVENVYTIQALYRLGIKWPFVSEEYIYNFVKYLNDLDFFSV
- a CDS encoding MATE family efflux transporter, translating into MYERNYKLLRAKFSEFFLPTLFTSMAGNICLFVDGLIVSFLIGASNLAPIQIVAPVITFVNLIYWMIGLGGSVLCSVAKAEFDDEKSNSYFSVSIISLISIGVLITVIGLLFSGSIAQFLCSSQPELVSQVSQYFIALVIGMPFLCYMMSLSYFIRADGIPQLPFRAILIANIVNICFDIIYIKFFNLGLTGAALATSTGYLVGSILISYYFFKKERTLEFIKLKANAFFKFIKKIVTSGFSSASTQLYLTLKLLVINFLVGLYVGKSGVVAFGICYNSLFILYIFLIGTAQTMSPIVSVYFKEEDYSGVDYIIKRSLKIVVASSLALSVLFIFYPQALLFLYSVKDPADVPVVLNALRIFAISYVGTAITFLYTFYAQAIQKNRLSTIISLLEGFLLPISAAVILSFAIGGNGIWISFAIAELLTILFIFAYSRNINKKTNGEYTGFFINKHNDDERVFEYTINGNIEEAVNLLQRKSQKLPYLG
- a CDS encoding LytS/YhcK type 5TM receptor domain-containing protein codes for the protein MFNNYKDKLTGDRKILILFVILAIFNIALYINIFKYMVDIKDINMAVIHDFVTINCAIIILGFTSTRLPNLKKRDSSIYEISYLIIIGLLSITISFFNKSINGESLWAPYLEMFRILSVVLILTFLATKTKSFKAVVRGDRSRKTIISQIILCSVLGILASYFTMDINGLPANARALVVMISGLLGGPYIGIPVGIISGVWRYSMGGPTALACAIATILAGITGSIIHRWNGNEFISPVKAGLLMFFYSGFEMFLLTILTPRPTGLIVASNLYGPMTFAAVLGILLFSLFLDEKKEKAETDTDDGDEDKKIELMSEELEEYKIKANQTEGELKEYKDKVEKLEQELNEIKGKI